One region of Termitidicoccus mucosus genomic DNA includes:
- a CDS encoding LacI family DNA-binding transcriptional regulator has translation MKTVSLKDIADRTGVSRMTVSCALRNSPRVRKETAERIRAVAKQLGYAPDPKLAAAMTGVRNAKRKTLEPIAWLNANQNARAYHDYTWLAPYRLGAAERCAELGYKLDEFWMRDPGMTDRRMSSILVARGIRGVVLCPAVLPEITHLRLDWKHFASVSFETAVLIPRVHRVAPDYHYNILLALKMLRRLGYRRIGLFLHRQEERRSHHTYLASFRYFQSGIPAAEHVTPLVYDPFDKAALFKWLDEVGPDVVLGHHSKLVAWMEESGRRVPEDIGVAHLSLDGDCEDWAGIWQHKHRIGAQTVELLVSMIQNSRFGLPDIAYETNIPGEWRHGKTLRRRDVIITKLKRKTARARAR, from the coding sequence ATGAAAACCGTGAGCCTCAAGGATATCGCCGACCGCACCGGCGTGTCGCGGATGACCGTTTCCTGCGCACTGCGCAATTCGCCACGGGTGCGGAAGGAAACGGCGGAGCGCATTCGCGCGGTGGCGAAACAACTGGGCTACGCGCCCGATCCGAAACTCGCGGCGGCGATGACCGGCGTGCGCAACGCCAAGCGCAAGACCCTCGAGCCGATCGCCTGGCTCAACGCCAACCAGAACGCCCGCGCCTACCACGACTACACCTGGCTCGCGCCCTACCGGCTGGGCGCGGCGGAGCGCTGTGCCGAGCTTGGCTACAAGCTCGACGAATTCTGGATGCGCGACCCCGGCATGACCGACCGGCGCATGTCGTCGATTCTTGTGGCGCGCGGCATCCGCGGTGTGGTGCTTTGCCCGGCGGTGCTGCCGGAAATCACGCATCTGCGCCTGGACTGGAAACATTTTGCCAGCGTTTCGTTTGAAACCGCCGTGCTCATCCCGCGGGTGCACCGGGTCGCGCCGGATTATCATTATAATATTCTGCTCGCCTTGAAAATGCTGCGACGCCTGGGCTACCGGAGAATCGGCTTGTTTCTGCACCGGCAGGAGGAGCGCCGCTCGCATCACACCTATCTGGCCAGTTTTCGTTATTTCCAGTCGGGGATTCCGGCAGCGGAGCATGTGACGCCGTTGGTCTACGATCCGTTTGACAAGGCCGCGTTGTTCAAATGGCTCGACGAGGTCGGCCCCGACGTCGTGCTCGGGCACCATAGCAAACTTGTCGCCTGGATGGAGGAATCCGGCCGGCGTGTGCCGGAAGATATCGGCGTGGCGCATCTCTCGCTCGACGGCGATTGCGAGGACTGGGCCGGCATCTGGCAGCACAAGCACCGCATCGGTGCGCAGACTGTGGAGCTGCTGGTCTCGATGATACAGAACAGCCGATTCGGGCTGCCCGATATTGCCTATGAAACAAACATCCCCGGTGAGTGGCGGCATGGGAAGACGCTGCGGCGCAGGGACGTTATCATTACGAAGCTGAAGCGCAAAACAGCCCGCGCGAGGGCGAGGTGA
- a CDS encoding IPT/TIG domain-containing protein: MKNKTQTHPVHRLALRGLFALIAIGFAALPARAALVAEDNFDSYTAGSSPTDQNGGTGWGGGWVAGGAAAVLTLTDDPGNLITYTLDDGTVLGSGTSGVTLVVSSTGTATSLDVNPAISRNIADAVTDGSDVFVSFIFKYKNTAQSDGGTFSSGNQMFQLFALDGSPSTNDASAIAGITGQIGARVNNSNLVTSPQRNRFAATLRYGQTYFMVVKYTGWSGSAYRSVRVWLDPTTNDETTTDQTVSVVDNGTSGGSASFNGLRLRVNGLNTSRYYIFDALRIGTTWDAVVGTPTLPAPVISSITAPGGQNLTNGELHPGDTLTLTGENFTATSTVTIGGTTVATKATGGTEADFDAHNKIYTELTITLPVGAVGESLELVVTNAGGSTTAAQILHVTAPPAITGVAPAAVAPGGNVTITGQYLSNPVSVTAGGHTLTVNEEQSNDTAIVAALPEDIPMGNHTITVTTAGGSANSTAGALNVAPVLTVNNLNLDGAAPGEVIEITGKYLDGATVTIGGVGAPVIWAESSDTLLRICVPDGTADGTIVLVNDHGTETLTGRFTVRAPAALIASDDFESENYTVGALYGQDGGSGWGGAWTGNANNLFSIIDDDSHRLTYTLDNGAVLGGGRAIRLAATANNALARLVETPVTGGSDVFMSFIFKVTWGAQDGNDLGAQIFSSWAAIPAARVGDSTFDTTTAGLLGVGTEGRLGARVGTSSSGQTMAVGAVSAGGDGANRLKVGQVYFAVFRYSGWNGTRYTRCQAWLNPGVDDEPNTDPNMTVIAEANTGNSTGFGGIGVRTNALSSSNAHYIDHIRVGTSWSMVVSTPKSVVAEITPEAVHPGDIITIRGAYLMGLQSVTIGGINAEIIDSTYATIRVRVPAGTAGVDKEVSLVTGSGPLTAPQKLTVTLTPPVIDDVGIAGGAQSIVSGTVARNQTITITGSYFTTTVLDVKIAGILAPEIEGFTSTDDTIKVKVPDTAPAGPASLTVTTDGGSDTVTDVFTIDTTIAPPPVLFDVAPQSTVTIKPGDTLTLTGENFISSAGVKVNGVTAEIASLSDGKIVVTVPAGSETAGGVTVTLETAGGAAERAYPGWIFSTVPVIFQQPPEIQPTAVGRSANLVVTATGTPDLATQWQYLHPATKIWLPISNISGTWAGSVARTSTTSMLSLTGSASLANTERLLRCAVSTRLATVYSATATMLFMENLLPAPSGIAIATGTGGDKIYVSDTTLHTIQEIVASGSVTTWAGLSGASGAGVDGTGTDARFAAPRGLSLNGDGVLLVADTGNHLLRAVTLTGSTGGVVTTIGTGTDASFASPAGLASLDTVVGVTYIADTGNHLIKKITAAGEVSIVAGGTASGTNNGALLDAQFNAPASVAVDVSGSYVYVADTGNHLIRLIDLSGGVVSTLAGTGTAGADDGDALTEASFNAPRDLVVDESGDIYVADTGNSRIRVITGGTVVTLAGDAAGLRDGSGANAWFRNPAAITLKDGVLYVADTGNGVIRRIAADEAATVTTLEMFGPPAAVVEKDTSPHGFPESGHTAGGGGAPTAWLLTALAVLTALRLRRRR, from the coding sequence ATGAAAAACAAAACCCAAACCCACCCAGTCCACAGACTCGCACTGCGCGGGTTGTTTGCGCTCATCGCCATCGGCTTCGCCGCGCTCCCCGCCCGCGCCGCGCTCGTCGCCGAGGACAATTTTGACAGTTACACCGCGGGCTCATCCCCTACCGACCAAAATGGCGGCACCGGCTGGGGCGGTGGGTGGGTGGCGGGAGGTGCGGCGGCGGTTCTGACCCTGACGGACGACCCAGGGAACCTCATCACCTATACGCTGGACGATGGCACTGTGCTCGGGAGCGGCACATCGGGCGTGACACTCGTGGTTTCCTCCACCGGCACCGCCACCAGTTTGGACGTCAACCCCGCCATCTCCCGCAACATCGCCGACGCCGTGACGGACGGCTCCGACGTTTTTGTCAGCTTCATCTTCAAATACAAAAACACCGCCCAGTCCGACGGCGGCACTTTCAGTAGCGGTAACCAGATGTTCCAACTCTTCGCTCTCGACGGGAGCCCGAGCACCAACGACGCTTCCGCCATCGCCGGCATCACCGGCCAAATCGGTGCCCGCGTCAACAACTCCAACCTAGTCACCTCCCCCCAGCGCAACCGCTTTGCCGCCACACTCCGTTACGGCCAGACCTACTTCATGGTCGTGAAATACACAGGCTGGAGCGGCTCGGCCTACCGCTCCGTGCGCGTCTGGCTCGACCCCACCACCAACGACGAAACCACCACCGACCAAACCGTCTCCGTCGTGGACAATGGCACCAGCGGCGGCTCCGCCTCCTTCAACGGCCTACGCCTCCGCGTCAACGGCCTCAACACAAGCCGCTACTATATCTTTGACGCCCTCCGCATCGGCACCACGTGGGACGCTGTCGTCGGCACGCCCACGCTGCCCGCACCGGTCATCTCCAGCATCACCGCGCCCGGCGGTCAAAACCTCACCAACGGCGAGCTCCACCCCGGCGACACCCTTACCCTCACCGGCGAAAACTTCACCGCCACTTCCACCGTGACCATCGGCGGCACGACGGTGGCGACGAAGGCCACGGGCGGCACGGAGGCCGACTTCGACGCCCACAACAAAATCTACACCGAACTGACCATCACCCTCCCCGTCGGCGCTGTCGGCGAGAGCCTTGAGCTTGTCGTCACCAACGCCGGCGGCTCCACCACTGCCGCGCAGATCCTCCATGTCACCGCCCCGCCCGCCATCACCGGCGTCGCGCCCGCCGCCGTGGCTCCCGGCGGCAATGTCACCATCACCGGCCAATACCTCTCCAACCCCGTGTCGGTCACGGCCGGCGGCCACACGCTCACAGTTAACGAGGAGCAAAGCAACGACACCGCGATCGTCGCCGCCCTGCCGGAGGACATCCCGATGGGCAACCACACTATCACCGTCACCACCGCCGGCGGCTCCGCAAACAGCACCGCCGGCGCGCTGAATGTCGCGCCCGTCCTCACCGTGAACAACCTCAACCTCGATGGCGCGGCACCCGGTGAAGTCATCGAGATCACCGGCAAATACCTCGACGGCGCCACTGTCACCATCGGCGGCGTCGGCGCGCCGGTGATCTGGGCTGAAAGCAGCGATACCCTCCTGCGAATCTGCGTGCCCGACGGCACGGCCGACGGCACCATCGTCCTCGTCAACGACCACGGCACCGAAACGCTGACGGGCCGGTTCACCGTCAGGGCTCCCGCCGCGTTGATTGCCTCGGACGATTTCGAGAGCGAAAACTACACCGTCGGCGCCCTGTATGGGCAGGATGGCGGCAGCGGTTGGGGCGGCGCGTGGACAGGCAACGCCAACAACCTTTTCTCCATCATCGACGATGACAGCCACCGTCTCACCTACACGCTCGACAACGGCGCCGTGCTCGGCGGCGGCCGTGCCATCCGCCTCGCCGCCACCGCCAACAATGCCCTCGCCCGCCTCGTCGAAACACCGGTGACGGGCGGAAGCGACGTCTTCATGAGCTTCATCTTCAAAGTCACATGGGGCGCGCAGGACGGCAACGACCTCGGCGCGCAAATCTTCAGTTCTTGGGCGGCCATCCCCGCTGCGCGCGTGGGCGATTCCACCTTTGACACCACCACGGCGGGACTTCTCGGCGTCGGCACCGAAGGCCGGCTCGGGGCGCGCGTGGGCACCTCCAGTTCGGGGCAGACCATGGCGGTCGGAGCCGTGTCGGCCGGCGGTGATGGTGCGAACCGACTCAAGGTCGGACAGGTTTACTTTGCGGTTTTCAGATACAGCGGCTGGAACGGCACCCGCTACACCCGCTGCCAGGCCTGGCTCAACCCCGGCGTTGACGACGAACCCAACACCGATCCGAACATGACCGTCATCGCCGAGGCCAACACCGGCAACTCCACCGGCTTCGGCGGCATCGGCGTGCGCACCAACGCGCTCAGCAGCAGCAACGCCCACTACATCGATCACATCCGCGTCGGCACCTCGTGGAGCATGGTCGTCTCCACACCCAAGTCTGTCGTCGCCGAAATCACGCCCGAGGCCGTCCATCCAGGCGACATCATCACCATCCGCGGTGCCTACCTCATGGGACTGCAAAGTGTAACCATCGGCGGCATCAACGCCGAAATCATCGACAGCACCTATGCCACCATTCGCGTCCGCGTCCCCGCCGGCACCGCCGGTGTCGACAAGGAAGTCTCGCTCGTCACCGGCAGCGGCCCGCTCACCGCGCCGCAGAAATTGACCGTCACCCTCACGCCGCCGGTGATCGACGATGTCGGCATCGCGGGCGGTGCCCAGAGCATCGTCAGCGGAACCGTCGCGCGCAACCAGACCATCACCATCACCGGCTCGTATTTCACGACCACCGTCCTGGACGTGAAAATCGCCGGCATCCTCGCGCCGGAGATCGAAGGTTTCACGTCCACCGACGACACGATCAAGGTCAAGGTCCCCGACACCGCGCCCGCCGGCCCCGCCAGCCTCACCGTCACCACCGATGGCGGTTCTGACACCGTGACGGACGTGTTCACGATTGACACCACCATCGCGCCGCCGCCGGTGTTGTTCGACGTGGCGCCGCAAAGCACGGTCACGATCAAGCCCGGCGACACGCTCACGCTCACGGGCGAAAACTTCATCTCCTCCGCCGGCGTGAAGGTCAACGGAGTGACGGCGGAGATCGCGAGCCTGTCCGACGGGAAGATCGTCGTGACCGTGCCCGCCGGCTCCGAAACCGCGGGCGGCGTCACCGTCACGCTCGAAACCGCCGGCGGCGCGGCGGAACGTGCGTATCCGGGCTGGATTTTCTCGACGGTGCCGGTGATTTTCCAGCAACCGCCTGAAATCCAGCCCACGGCGGTGGGCCGGAGCGCCAACCTCGTGGTCACTGCCACCGGCACCCCCGATCTGGCCACCCAGTGGCAGTATCTCCACCCCGCGACCAAAATCTGGCTCCCGATTAGCAACATCAGCGGCACTTGGGCCGGCAGCGTCGCCAGGACCAGCACCACCTCCATGCTCTCGTTGACCGGCTCCGCCAGCCTCGCCAACACCGAGCGACTCCTGCGCTGCGCGGTCTCCACGCGCCTAGCCACCGTTTACAGCGCCACCGCCACCATGCTTTTCATGGAAAACCTGCTCCCCGCTCCCTCCGGTATCGCCATCGCCACCGGCACCGGCGGCGACAAGATCTATGTCTCCGACACCACCCTGCACACGATCCAGGAAATCGTCGCCAGCGGCTCGGTCACGACATGGGCCGGACTCTCCGGCGCGAGCGGCGCCGGCGTGGACGGCACCGGCACCGACGCGCGTTTCGCCGCCCCGCGCGGCCTCTCGCTCAACGGCGACGGTGTGCTTCTCGTAGCCGACACCGGCAACCACCTCCTGCGCGCTGTCACCCTCACCGGCTCCACCGGCGGCGTGGTCACGACCATCGGCACCGGCACCGACGCGAGCTTCGCCTCCCCCGCCGGCCTCGCTTCGCTGGACACCGTCGTCGGCGTCACCTACATCGCCGACACCGGCAATCACCTCATCAAGAAAATCACTGCCGCGGGCGAAGTGAGCATCGTCGCCGGCGGCACCGCTTCGGGCACCAACAACGGCGCGCTGCTCGATGCGCAGTTCAATGCGCCCGCCAGCGTGGCGGTCGATGTGTCCGGCAGCTATGTGTATGTGGCCGACACCGGCAATCACCTCATCCGCCTCATTGACCTGTCCGGCGGCGTGGTTTCGACTCTCGCCGGCACGGGAACAGCCGGCGCCGATGATGGCGACGCGTTGACCGAAGCCTCCTTCAACGCCCCCCGCGACCTCGTGGTGGATGAGTCGGGTGACATCTATGTGGCCGACACGGGTAATTCCCGCATTCGCGTCATCACCGGCGGCACCGTGGTCACGCTCGCGGGCGATGCAGCCGGATTGCGGGATGGCTCTGGCGCCAATGCCTGGTTCCGCAACCCCGCAGCCATCACACTGAAAGACGGCGTTCTCTACGTGGCCGACACCGGCAACGGCGTCATCCGCCGCATCGCCGCCGACGAGGCCGCGACGGTGACAACCCTTGAAATGTTCGGCCCGCCGGCGGCGGTGGTCGAGAAGGACACGTCCCCTCACGGCTTCCCCGAAAGCGGCCATACGGCGGGCGGCGGCGGCGCGCCCACGGCCTGGCTCCTTACCGCCCTTGCGGTTCTCACCGCCCTGCGCCTGCGTCGCCGCAGATAG